A window of Hordeum vulgare subsp. vulgare chromosome 5H, MorexV3_pseudomolecules_assembly, whole genome shotgun sequence genomic DNA:
CGATACAACCGGGCTGCATATtttagcggtacaaccgcccagctACCACCCAACAATCGTACCACAACAGAAGGTTGGCCAGCGGTTCCACTCACCACAGCTGTTGGGCACGGCTAAGTCCCACGCGGTACAACCGGGAGGAACACCAATTGTATCGGCTATACTTAATATAGTGGTACAACCGGGCCACCATCACCCAACCACCACATCACAACAGAACCATGGCCGGTTGTGGACCGGTGTTGTGCCGGTTCAACTGCCTAGGGTGTAGGTGGTACAACCGCCCTAGGCAGCAGTACAACCACTGGAAGAAAAAAGGAAATACTAGAAATGCCATAACTTttgcaaatgagctccgaattgagcaaactcaagcagttatgaaaaatgccaatgatatagagatgtaaaacctctatgaatgaaaaaCTGGAAAAAACtcgaacatcaaaaacatcaaagAAGATGCACacgaactccgttttcgatgaactcgagcatgtcataaagatgaccataagctctaaaactcataaagagaaacaccaaacaagaacaaagaaatatgatgcaaggatgcaaatggttagagctctcaatgaacgatacaatcaagctactcacttgagatccccccttcacagtacgacaatctatactaaaatagaaaaaatctatcaagggcaaacatataccttgcacctagtccacttgagctagatgatgatgatcttgacttcctcaagatggaccacctttcttgattgtgttggcttgatgaagactagttgattgctcccccatattcagaatgggtgagccactcttcagcacatcttcacaagtccattgccaccacaatggacaacaagcttcaagcatgatatcttcgtgatggtcAACTTGAACTTGCACAACACAATCtttatgatgatcaccacttgatgtcatccttcatgggttgaatgagatcttcctcttgacgcaaacccatgtaaATGCATATAACCTCACATATAAttgtcacgaagaccatgggttactacacaaaagcattatggacaatgcttaccataccatgagatcacttgatccctatcattacatcttgtacgcttgtgtgttgatcaacttgatttactctttgtcttagtcttgatcaaccttgtgtcattGTGACCATTCTTTGCATaacaccttgaataccaccttggtcatcatataaaatccttgaaaccaacagatggacttcaagaagtgcctatggacaaatccttcataTATAACATAAGGCAACaaatagtccatagggattgtcataaattaccaaaaccacatacaaagatatatgctctaacaaaaacaaaatgtgcagtctatgtgcctcTAAAATGGTTAGATCCCTCCGCCGATCCCGGGCATTTCTGGGGTTGGAACAATgactttcatttcaatggtcattagttactagtataaatatttgagtgtcatcatgttaacaagacattgcaaaatatctttggtgCAGTATAACTCCCGAGCCACATCACACAACCCTTCTCCAAGGCAACCTTCTCCAAGTGAACCCGCCCCTAGCAACCCGCatgattcacatccttgatgacgacgatggtaaCTTTTCCCTAGTGTTCTCCCACatacttaccttattttccccaagaaagacatactcagctaattatcctccaaactgacataattagcttctttagtttatttatgacataatcacataattaacttagttaggtcaaaaatagcacaagaactttggttagctcataacttagcgtatcttcctccaaaatgccataataagcacaaaataagataagtaatcttcttctccttcttcacgttttctcctcctccttctccttctcctcctttttcttcttctccttcttcttctccttctccgtcttcttcttcttcttcttctagtcttcttcttctccttcttcttcttttcttcttcttctaattttattctccaaaattacatacttagctaattatcctccaaaatgacataattagattatttagttcatttacgacataattaccttagttaggtcaaaaatagcacaagaaccttggttagctcagaacttagcgtatcttcctccaaaatgacataataagctcaaaataagataagcaaccatattctccttcttattctcattcttctttttctcctcctccttctcctccttatcctccttcttctccttcttcttctcctcctccttcttattccccttcttcttctccttatccttcttcttcttcttctagtcttcttcttcttcttcttcttcttcttcttcttcttcttcttcttcttcttcttcttcttcttctagttttattctccaaaatgacatacttagctaattatcttccaaaatgacataattagcttatttagttcatttacgacatagttagcttagctaTGTTAAAAATAgcatgagaaccttggttagctcataacttagtgtatcttcctccaaaatgacataataagttcaaaataagataagtaatcatcttctccttcttattccccttcttctttttttctcatccttcttcttctcctcctcctccttctccttcttctcctgctccttcttcttctccttcttcttcttcttcttcttcttcttctagtcttcttcttcttctccttctccttcttcttcttctagttttattatccaaaatgacatacttagataatgatcctccaaaatgacataattagcttatttggttcatttatgacataattagcttagttaggttaaaaTAGCAcatgaaccttggttagctcatagctTAGCGTACCTTCccgcaaaatgacataataagctcaaaataagataagtaatcatcttctccatcttcttctttttcttctccttattattctccttctcttccttcttctccttcttattcttatcctcctccttcttcttctccttctccttctccttcttcttcttcttcttcttcttcttctagtcttcttcttcttctcctccttcttctagttttattctccaaaatgacatacttagctaattatcctccaaaatgacataattagcttatttagttcatttatgacataattagcttagttaggtcaaaaatagcataagaaccttggttagctcataacttagcatatctttctacaaaatgacataagaagctcaaaatgagataagtaatcatcttctccttcttcttctccttcttctttttctcctcctccttcttctccttatcctcccccttattcttcttctcctcattcttattcatttccttcttctcctccttctccttcttctcctctttcttcttcttctccttcttcttcttcttcttctcctctttcttcttctcatccttcttcttcttctagtcttcttcttctccttctcctctttcttcttctactactactacttcttcttcttcttcttcttattcttatagtcttcttattctccttcttcttcttcttcttcttctagtcttcttcttcttcttcttcttctagttttattctccaaaatgacatacttagctaattatcctccaaaaggacataattagcttatttagttcatttatgacataattagcttggttaggtaaaaaatagcacaagaaccttggttagctcataacttagcgtatcttccaccaaaatgacataagaagctcaaaataagataagtaataatcttctccttcttcttctttttctccttcttcaagtcttcttcttctccttcttcttgtgcttcttcttctagttttattgtcCAAAATgacacacttagctaattattctcgaaaatgacataattagcttattttgttcatttatgacataattagcttagttaggtcaaaaatagcacaatgaccttggttagctcataacttatcaTATCTTCgtgtaaaatgacataataagctcaaaataagataagtaatcatcctctccttcttctttttctcctccttcttctccttctcctccttcttctccttctcctcctcctcctcctcctccttcttctagtcttcttcttctccttgttgttcttcttctagttttattatccaaaatgacatacttagataattatcctgcaaaatgacataattatcttatttggttcatttatgacatacttagcttagttaggtcaaaaataacacaagaacattggttagctcataagttagcgtatcttcctccaaaatgacataataagctcaaaataagataagtagtcatcttatccttcttcttctccttcttctttttgtccttcttattattgttcttcttgttcttgttcttgttcttgttcttgttcttgttcttgttcttcttcttcttcttcttctccttgtccttcttcttctagttttcctcttcttcttcttcttcttcttcttctagttttcttcttcttcttcttctttttcttcttctagtagttttattcttcttattattctaactttcttattctcattttgcagatttgattcacttcatggaagatGGCATTCATGGAAGCCAACATTGATGGACTGGAACTGCTTACTTTCTGTTTCGATTTGTATTGATAAACAgtgtgaaactatgtgtatgtatggagataagataagtatgtgtacgtatgatgattgaaactatgtgtatgtattggaagctagcctatttgttgtcttgcCCTTATATGATGTTCGATACATGGCCTATATTCTGCTTATATGATATGTGTATTTTGAAACTATATGTGGGTGttagaaattatatatatcatatatgtattttttaaaatgcagggaaatcactaaaagcaaacaaaacagtGGCAATGCACGCGTTTTGCTGTGTGCCAATGGACGGCAAAGGGCTTTGTCGTCGTCTAGTGGACAACAAATGAGCCACGTGTCACCCACCTGTGCAACATGGGGCAGCCGGCTGACCCATATggtcactttgccgtctgctagggcCAACGGCAAACGACAAAGGGCCGCACCTcgtagacggcaaaggtccgcCCCTGGAAGGCAGCAAAGGTACGCCTTTGGCAGACGTCAAAGGTCCGCCCTCGGTAGACGACAAAGGGAGgcgtttggcagacggcaaaggtccgcgcctggcagacggcaaaggtccgccCCTGGCAGGCGGCAAAGGTTTGcccccagcagacgacaaagggaggcatctggcagacggcaaaggtcctcccttggtagacggcaaagggaggcgcttggcagacggcaaaggtccgcccctggcagacgacaaatactccgttagccacctaacgaAGTAGGTGTGTGTCGGCTACCGTCTaaatactttgccgtctgcttgtcaTGACAGacagatggcaaagccctttgccgtctgttgcctgtcggcagacggcaaagaagaccctTTACCAACGCAAGCAGCCGTAGAAATTTTGTCGTCTTtcgacggacggcaaagggctttgccatccATGGAGTGGCCTTTTGCCCTccgctatggcagacggcaaaaaagctGATTCATGTAGTGATAGGCGTATATGCATCAATTGTATACATAGACATTTTATATAGTAAGGTATAAATACCATAATGGAAAGTTGTGGTGGTCATTTTCCCACGTCATGTTGAACGCCGAGGTGaaattgttgcatgttgaggaaaATATTTTATTATGATATAGTACAAGATATGAGATATATGCAACACTTTTGTGTGTGCGAAGGTCATCTCAGTGTACCGCAAATATTAAAGAAACTAGTGCTTCTTAGTACTTATCATGTTGATAAGCTCAATATAACACACAAATACAAATACACCATATTCTATCTTGGGCAATCGCACGTAGTCTCACAATGCCCTCGCATGCATGTCTGCATGCATACTTATACTAAGTTGTAACGTGTGTATGTCATACTTTCTTTGCCTTCAATAATTAGGTCAAACTGGGTCCTGCTGTCGTTTGTCAATGATGGACGACACCTGGACACAGCCTTGGCGCCGTGAGCTTCAGCTGCACCTCCGGCCACCGCAGCCGCCCTCCCTCTGGCAGTTGAAGTAGGCGGCGGCGACCGGCGCGCCAAGGCAGTAGCACGCCGCGAAATCCCTGGTGTTGAAGTTGGGGCGCCACCCCGGCGCGTAGATCGCCTGCCTCACCGTCTGCCGGAACACGATGAACGCCAGGCGGTGGATCCCCGCCTTGGGCTGCGGGCTCTCGTACGCCACCACCTCAGTTCCTGACACGTTCGATCCATCGGCGGAGTAAGAAAAATTAACACATAATTCAACCAACGTAAACAATGCGAaatccacatgcatgcatgttCAATCCTCTCAGTGGACGCTGGCAGCAGCTGCATGGAACTTGTCCATGGTTCTGCGAAGTCGCGCGCTTACCATGACTGACATCACCTCCCTCCGGTATGTCCATCACTAACCTGCACAGCAAATAAAAATGACGCATGAGTAATTTATTTTTGACGAACAAGCACCAAGTGTGTGTTAAGAGTGTGATGCATACTGAATTACTGACACAAAAAATTAAGGTTGGCATGGGAAAAAAATGCATGGAGGAAAAGAAACAAGTCAGGTTGACTAGCTGAGCTTAGCACGTACCAATGGAGGTACTCCCTCTTGGAAGGGTTGctcggactaggtgcatcaggatCCACCATCAcctagtaacaaaacatgatagtAGTAACATGCATGCATTGCATGAGCACGagcagcaacgacgacaacagtttCTTTTTTTCCGAAAAGGACGAtaagcatcgattgatgcagttgGCCGGCCGGTGACTCACCAGCGTGTATAGTGCTGTTTCATTGCGTCCCCGGGAGCCGCCTATCTGTACGGCCGGCTCCGTGGCCACCTGCGACGGCCTCAGCCCGGACCCACTCGTCATCTCGCGGCTGTTGTAGAACAGCCTCAGCACCGCCGAAGCATCGAAGTGGTCGATGATGTCTCCGACGATGTTCCCGACGACCAGCGGATTCCTCGACGTGCTCATCGCCGGCTCGATCCCAAGATCTGCCACTAGCTAACTAAGCTCAAATTTGCATGGCAGTGAGAGAGAGAGTTTGCAGCGGTATGGAATATGGACTATGGAGCGGCGAGCTACGTATTTATATACTTGAAATGGATATGATACGATTCCTTGTCCTCCGGAGTCTCTTGCACTGGAATATAAACTTTCTTTAAAGATCCATCCTAATCCTTTGGGCATAGACAGACATATACCGAGTGGAGAGACCATTTCGGAGTGAATAAAATCTTGAGGTTACCATGCCAACTCCGGCTACGGATGCAGTGTACAAGTAGCAGGAAGACAGAGAAAGGAAGTGCTGACGCCTTAGAAAGCTCTTTGACCCCAATGTGATGACAACTCACAGGTAACTATATACTTACTTAGTTTTCAGGCACGTTCGATACCCCGGCAGCAATGGCCTGGACACCATCGTTTTcccttctgttttttttctttcttcttctctcttttctctcttattactAGGTGAATCCAGTCATGGTATTGGATTCTCCCCGTAAAGTGGATGCGGAGGCAAAGCAGATATCAGATATGGTGGTGTACTTGTTGAGAACAACATGAGTTCAACAAGTGAATTACGAAAGCAACAAAATCTATATCCCCATATATTCCTTTTTGAAGTATGATCCTGGCATGCTCTTCTACAACCCTGCACTATTTTACTGCACAATTGATTTCTAATGACTACGTGCTAAGCTAGCATTGTCGACCGGTGAAATGGTAGAGCCTGTTTGATTTTATCAGCTGCCTAGCTAGATCACTGAAGATCTTATGGGTCCTGTGTCAAAATAATGCACCCTACCAACAAGATAGTCAAACTCAAAGTTACTGCTCCTGAAGGTTTCAGCAGCGTGGTATACATATATTGGGATTGACTTTAACTTGTTTAGTTTTGAGTTTATATTGCAGTGCAACTTGACAATATAATTCTATACTCCATGTTAAATTGTTAATGCGAgaaaatattacccacatcaaatacaaCTCCACGCACATTGAGTTAGTACAGTGGTACATCCTCACTAGTCACAATAAATTTAATAGCATTCTTAATTTATAAAACTTAGCTCTGATTTCTGTAAAAATAAGTGATACATGTACGTACATCCCTTTTTGCCGATTAAATGGAATAGTTGTTCTGATTGGAGTATATAGAGCTACTAGTTAATTATATATACTACTAATAGTTATATATTCTCCTACGGCATACATAATTAAAAAATTTTTAGGACAATTAGAAGTTTTTATGTGTCTATTCGCTCCGTTGAAAAATGTAGAGCTTATTTTCTGTGTTCAAA
This region includes:
- the LOC123398268 gene encoding protein FLOWERING LOCUS T-like, producing MSTSRNPLVVGNIVGDIIDHFDASAVLRLFYNSREMTSGSGLRPSQVATEPAVQIGGSRGRNETALYTLVMVDPDAPSPSNPSKREYLHWLVMDIPEGGDVSHGTEVVAYESPQPKAGIHRLAFIVFRQTVRQAIYAPGWRPNFNTRDFAACYCLGAPVAAAYFNCQREGGCGGRRCS